TGCTGTGGCAATCTGGTTCCGTCTCACCTCTCCTTTTTTCATATAGCTAATCTCCTTTTTTGTTATGGAGTTGATGTAGACAAGGGCATACATATgggttctttgatttcttgtaTCTAAAAGCTTGTCCCAGTTTATGCTATTGTAGTTTGTTTCCTAACTTGTATACCAAAACTGGACTCTATGTCTTTAATAGAGGGTGtggtttatttgtttatcttagTGCCGTCTACATGAGCTGGCAAACAAAAGAAGGATCTCTGTATCAGGAGCCTCAAAGCTTCTTGCTAACATGCTCTATTCATACCGTGGAATGGGACTTTCCGTTGGCACAATGATTGCTGGATGGGATGAAACAGTCAGTACCCCAATCTTTATATCCAAACCGTTATTTCCTTTCCGGTCTATAGTTTCACTCAGCAAAGCGAAATGTTGAGACGCTAAAATTGTATAATCTTTATTGAAATAGGGCCCTGGATTGTACTATGTTGACAACGAAGGAGGACGACTTAAGGGAGACAGATTCTCTGTTGGTTCCGGTTCACCATACGCCTACGGTGTTCTCGACAGCGGGTATTTCTCTATTTCAACCCTACTTCTCTTTTAGTCACAATCCCACACCAAAGTTTCAGTAGTATTATAACCACTCAATCTTATGATCGTTTTGTCAACAGATACAAATTCGATATGTCGATTGAAGAAGCCTCAGAGTTAGCAAGGAGATCCATCTACCACGCTACATTCCGTGATGGAGCTAGTGGTGGAGTTGCTAGCGGTAAAAGAACAATCATTTCTTCTGGCAATACATTATTCTTGtgattgtaagtttgtaactttaCAAGTGTATTTAACTTTCCCTAATCTCTATTGATCAGTGTACCACGTTGGGCCTCAAGGATGGACGAAACTCTCTGGAGATGACGTTGGCGAGCTACATTACCATTATTACCCAGTGGCTCCAGCCACCGCGGAACATGTTATGGAAGAGGCCGCCTAGTAAACACAGTGATTCTCTTAtcttttaaagaattttacaaCATCACATGGCTAGTTTTCTTTGTTGATGCTAAGAACAGAATCATAGGTTCATGTTTCTCCTGTATCGTTAATGATGTAGACTTTTAGAGTGGCCACCATTTTCCGTGACCCTATTTATATGGGGATTGCATGCGGGCAAACATTTCTTCATCGGGATAAAATGTTTGAACAAAACCTTCTATGAGCTTTTCTTTTCTAGCCAGTTGAAGTTAATTATGCTACGATGATTATTGAAGTAATTAGTTAGACTTGATTGCTAATGGAAACCCAATTGCTCTCGATTAGCTTCAGTCTTGTATTAGGTCTTGTGTTGGATCaacccctatatatatattacgtacAGTGTTATAATCCTGTCTTTGTGAATCCTGTGATCATCACTTTGACCTTGCGAAGCTTTTGAATCAGATCAAAATCATTACATGTTTGCTACACTAAAATCTTTGTAAAACAATATCATTAGTCATGACGTAAGTCAAAAGGTTTTAACATCCTGTagagatattaaaaaatctatgaTAGTAgtttgattttagtttaaaaaaaaaaagaaaataactaaaCTCTAAAACAATATCATGACGTAATTTccaattataaattttttaagtaaatttttttgtgtgtaaactaaaataaaatgtgGTGACAAATAATATTCTTGTGATTCATGTGATTCAAAATATCTTGGATTCTTTGGTCACCTAACCAAATTATTcgactttttcctttttttttcttctaaaataatACGTTTAACGATTtggaatatttttattttgaataaaaaaatgtaaattattctTGAGTGAGAAGAAttgtttgtagaagaaattGTTCAAGGACAGTAGTTTGAAGATCATAATTTGTTCTCCTTCGTATCAGAGCACATCTGCTTACTCAATTTAATTCACATCTCTTTTCACCTgaactttttttgtaaccaaaactTTATCAAATTAAGCTGATGTGATGTGTAGGTACTAAAAGAAactaatttaatcattttatacagtaaaagaaaatataaataaatagccACAGGCCCATGACACATATACGGTtttgaaaaaatgatttattatacATGCAAATTGagttaaattattatttcttttaaaagttaatattaGTGAGGATGTCAGAAAATAATTGAAGAGAGCAATATTGCTATACATATGTCTTTCTTTCCCTTCATCAGCCATCAAATCAACAAATGGCTACAGTTTGGTTTCTatcacttctctttctctcttgtatTCTCCTTCTTGCCGCTTTGAGACTCAAGAAGCAGCGGCAACATCAAGGGAAACCACCGTCTCCTCCTGGATTTCCGATCATCGGCAACTTGCATCAGCTCGGAGAATTACCACATCAGTCTCTATGGAGACTCTCCAAAAAGTATGGTCCTGTGATGCTTTTGAAGTTTGGAAGTATCCCAACAGTCATAGTTTCTTCATCTGAAACAGCAAAGCAAGCTCTGAAAATACATGACCTCCATTGTTGTAGCCGTCCTAGCTTAGCAGGTATCACTCAACACAtacttaaattttgattttggtttctttgttcataggattaaacaaaacatatatttatttaggaCCAAGAGCGCTCTCATACAACTACCTAGACATAGTTTTCTCACCTTTCAATGATTACTGGAAAGAATTAAGGAGGATTTGTGTCCAAGAACTCTTCAGTGTCAACCGAGTTCACTTGATACAACCCATTAAGGACGAGGAAGTCAAGAAACTGATGGATTCCTTCTCGGAATCAGCTGCTCAGCAAACTCCGATTAACTTGAGCGAGAAGTTAGCTTCTTTAACAGTAGGCGTGATATGCAAGGCAGCATTTGGTGTGAGTTTCCAAGGAACTGTACTCAACAGTGACAATTTCGACAAGTTAATCCATgatgcatttttgtttttggggagCTTCTCTGCCTCCGATTATTTTCCAACTGGTGGTTGGATCGTCGACTGGCTCACAGGTTTACAggggcagagagagagaagcgtgAGAGGTCTCGATGCGTTCTATGAACAAATGTTTGATATACATAAACAGGGGAACAAAGAAGGAGTTGAAGATTTTGTGCACTTGCTCTTGAGGTTAGAGAAAGAAGGAACTGTTCTTGGATATGGCAAGCTCACAAGAAACCATATCAAAGCAGTCTTAATGGTAAATATACGCAATTCAGTTGTAGGATTGTATTACCtgattattatataattctttTAATGGTCTTATTACAGAATGTTCTTCTTGGAGGCATCGGCACATCTGCAATAACAATGACATGGGCAATGACAGAACTTATGAGAAACCCGCGAGTAATGAAGAAAGTGCAATCCGaaattagaaatcaaattgGTAACAAGTCAGTGATCAGCTTGAATGACATAGATCAGCTCCACTATCTGAAAATGGTGATCAATGAAACATGGAGGCTACATCCTCCAGCACCTCTTTTGGTTCCAAGAGAAGTTATGTCTGATTTTGAGATCAACGGCTACACGATTCCAGCCAAGACACGACTTTATGTGAATGTTTGGGCTATCGGACGTGATCCGGATACTTGGAAAGACCCAGAGGAGTTTCTTCCAGAGAGGTTTATTAATAGTAACATTGATGCAAAAGGACAAAACTTTGAGCTATTACCATTTGGAAGTGGTAGGAGAATGTGTCCTGCCATGTACATGGGGACAACAATGGTGGAGTTTGGTCTTGCAAATATGTTGTATCAATTTGACTGGAAATTACCGGAAGGCATGGTGGTGGAAGATATCGACATGGAAGAATCTCCTGGCCTCAATGCGAGCAAGAAAAACGAGCTTCCACTTCTTCCTGTAAAGTTTTTACATCACTGATCAAGTAAAATAATTAagcttttcttgattttaataaatattgtagTATAGTATCGATTGtactaaataaaactaaatggtGTGTTTCCGGTTTAATCAAGTTTGTTATGTCAAGTttgagaaaaccctagaagtattcgttttattgttttctttacatATGACAAGAAAAACTTTGAAAATGCAAAATCCTATATcgtatatatgtttgtaaatcAAGTTATcgattaatatttatataacaaaatttttttgttagttccTTGGTAAACAAGATTCTTGAAGATGTGATGATTGTCTTATAGACCAAGCAtataatctcattttttttagtgattttCATTTCTATAGCCTACTTTAGCTACGTGGCTTGTCAGGCCTGACCCACAGGGGAAGCAAGTAAAACCAAAGATTCGGGgcccaaaattttaaaaatgtcttTCACTTAAAAATctgttaaacaaaaaacatttttttaaggatatgtataaagattttgttatttACACGTAAAAGGCCTTTTTCGTTTGTAGGATATGTAAAAGACCTTAAAAAATCAAGTTGTAGCCATTTGTAGAAAATCTATAACTTTTGTCATAGGTgaaaaacacacattttttaaattttgcatAAGGCCCTCGTTGGGCCGGGGCACTGTAGAAGTTAGTAACTCAAGAGTCAAGATATTTTTTCTACCCGGCCGGGTTTATTAATTACTCTGTAACTCAAGAGTCGAGATTGTCGTCTCTATTGGGTTCTCTCTTCGCATAGtagacaagaaaaacaaaaaaaaaatttaaacaacgTCAATAATGTCAAGAACGACGATGGGCCAATCTATTAAATATTTCCATTACAACCAcacataacttaaaaaaaaaaaaattgatggtgcaaatgtattttttcttctcattatgTGCTAaggaaatttttgaaatttggagAGGTCAGCTGGTGACTCCCCATTCATTTACCACCGTTAACTAAGAGACAACATTTCTTATCACAATCAACTAAGTGAATAACCTTTCCTTTATTGGTAAGAGATCTCAAAATATCTTCATGCTATTTTCTTTTCCTCTATAAAAGAACAGTAGAGTCCATCATCTATAGTGCATAAATCATAGCAATGGCaaacattaaagaaaataatggaGAATATGGAACCAAGCTCCACATAGCAATGTTTCCATGGTTAGCCTTTGGCCATTTGGTTCCACACTTGCAGCTCTCTATGGTCATGGTTCAAAAGGGTCACACCGTGTCTTTCATCTCCACTCCTCGTAACATCGACGGCCTCCTCCCACGGTTACCGGAGAATCTCTCCTCCGCCCTTAATGTCGTTAAGCTCCCATTTTCCAGCCACAACAAACTCCTGGAGGACGCCAAATCCACTACAGACGTACCATTGGATCTCGTTCCTTATTTGAAAATCGCGTTCGACGGATTACGAGTTCCGTTGACGGAGTTTCTTGAATCTTCAAAACCTGATTGGCTTCTCCAAGATTTTGCACCTTATTGGCTTCCTCCGATAGCTAGCCGCCTTGTAATCAAAAATGGATATTTCAGTGCTTTTAACTGCTCGCTTCTCGGAATTCTCAAACCTCCAGGGTTCCAGGAGTACCGTACATCGTCGGAGGCTTTTctaactgaaacaacccgacccgttttttttaaaatatatatcacataaTTAAGCACccataatacttaattaaaccatcaaaccacaaaccaataacaaccaatatgcaccccggaaacataccaacaaaaggaacattcctaaccattctaaccaacaacctagcatgctactaaaccaggttccaacattaataaacataaccaaGACTAACACacaacgagaccctagatcatcctcctcatcatcgccttgattccacgaacAAACCTTGCCTTTaactcttttgcaggaagattctgactcaacaacgacgaatccaacccttagaagccttctcctttgttcatAACACAAGGTATTCACTCCACAGCAACAAATCTCTCAATCCAAGCCAATAATCACACAAAAAAGCCtccaaactctcaagaacacttttctccctCTAACTCTCTCTAAACGGCGATAAAACACGTAAACCCTCGACCTgggtcgcttctccacttatataccCGGTTTAgacaaaccaaataaaccaaaccaacccaaaattGCGaaataaaacaatctggtcgaaccaggggtgtgtcgatcgacacccatccccaaatcaCACTATTTGGTTCATGGATGTTACACTACCGCAGCCTAAATGGGTTCCATTCCAAACTCCgtgatcaacaggtcaattaatACCTAATATGCACTCAATCatgatctagtggtatcgtcgTAACACTttaggatcgaatccacagggaCCTAACAATTGCACTATGAAACTATGAAGATCGAATATAGCTAAGACATAAAAAGGAAGTTTTGTGAAACAAGTAATTATCAAAACGGAATGTAAATAAactgttttaaatcaaaaaataaatattgggTGCAGAGAATCTATGGGGAATATTATCTCGGACTATGATGATTAGATGGGGATGCGTTACgcaccgttctagaactcaaatcacggttgtaaagctaacctacttctGCAACattaactatctatgcaatgtattcactaaaccctaaaccgtcgtttggatctagcaaaccaagcaagcaataaaagtttaggtttgatctattcacaaggtgcctcaacttcaacttccatTGGCTAAGGTctaccttgctcacctatgatcttttctagcaactcaacaacattttcggtgccccgatgaattaaacctatgatcataaactaggtagctaatctagtttaggctttaagaacaacaatagatgaagaacaaaatagatcaaCCCCAAATCTAGATCACCATcgttagagaatcataaacccctttGAAACCAAAAACCCAGTagagaaactactcagacatggagaaacggaaacaacaaatcaaagatgaagaagacataattgaattgcaaaagaaataaggaaggtttagaaatcttctccaaggtgtcaagaaggattagagatcttctcccaaagtttacaaaaatcaaaagctGAGTAGAAATAAAAgtttatgtctctggaggctgagcctctaacttaaatatcaaaataaaaccctaaaagttggtttaaaacaaaaaaggaaatgttgcttcgggtacgggatcggtcgatcccgaATGTAGATCGGCCGATCCTGGATGCTTTTCTGTGTTTTCTCTATCTGCTTGCTAGTTCGATCAGTCTTCACTAAAATGACTCCAGATGCTTGTTtccatccccaaaacactcagtttccttcaaaaGCAAACTAGAAGCTGTACAAATtcataaaaaactaaaaagactctaaaagcacactttgactcaataaaagactcaaaacaaacctaaaaactatggttaaaacctataaaatacatacacaaaaattcccccggacttgaatctttgcttgtcctcaagcaagaatagacaaaaactcaagatcagagaaaatgtttgaaagtggaaactcacatattcttggaaacctcttctttgcactcttcatcaa
The Camelina sativa cultivar DH55 chromosome 6, Cs, whole genome shotgun sequence genome window above contains:
- the LOC104790274 gene encoding proteasome subunit beta type-5-B, yielding MKLDTSGFETSMPVIGFGSNSEMLDGVSSVPSFDLPRTTDFDGFQKKSVEMVKPAKGTTTLAFIFKEGVMVAADSRASMGGYISSQSVKKIIEINPYMLGTMAGGAADCQFWHRNLGIKCRLHELANKRRISVSGASKLLANMLYSYRGMGLSVGTMIAGWDETGPGLYYVDNEGGRLKGDRFSVGSGSPYAYGVLDSGYKFDMSIEEASELARRSIYHATFRDGASGGVASVYHVGPQGWTKLSGDDVGELHYHYYPVAPATAEHVMEEAA
- the LOC104790275 gene encoding cytochrome P450 71B37; protein product: MATVWFLSLLFLSCILLLAALRLKKQRQHQGKPPSPPGFPIIGNLHQLGELPHQSLWRLSKKYGPVMLLKFGSIPTVIVSSSETAKQALKIHDLHCCSRPSLAGPRALSYNYLDIVFSPFNDYWKELRRICVQELFSVNRVHLIQPIKDEEVKKLMDSFSESAAQQTPINLSEKLASLTVGVICKAAFGVSFQGTVLNSDNFDKLIHDAFLFLGSFSASDYFPTGGWIVDWLTGLQGQRERSVRGLDAFYEQMFDIHKQGNKEGVEDFVHLLLRLEKEGTVLGYGKLTRNHIKAVLMNVLLGGIGTSAITMTWAMTELMRNPRVMKKVQSEIRNQIGNKSVISLNDIDQLHYLKMVINETWRLHPPAPLLVPREVMSDFEINGYTIPAKTRLYVNVWAIGRDPDTWKDPEEFLPERFINSNIDAKGQNFELLPFGSGRRMCPAMYMGTTMVEFGLANMLYQFDWKLPEGMVVEDIDMEESPGLNASKKNELPLLPVKFLHH